A stretch of Myxococcus hansupus DNA encodes these proteins:
- a CDS encoding phage holin family protein: MHVGSEQTERGITALVGRMADGFSRLVTQHLQLARMELTEDVKATGLDVAMIAAFVPFILVGYGFVCAALAAWLSTWLGWSGALGSIGLANLVGGAVGAKWAVNRLKARRMMDDTSQELSLSVAALTNTAPSAPVNALQGANREIFKEPQHGR, translated from the coding sequence ATGCACGTGGGGAGTGAACAGACCGAGCGCGGTATCACCGCGCTCGTTGGGCGCATGGCCGACGGCTTCAGCCGGCTGGTGACCCAGCACCTGCAACTGGCGCGCATGGAGTTGACCGAGGACGTCAAGGCGACGGGCCTGGACGTGGCGATGATCGCCGCCTTCGTGCCCTTCATCCTCGTGGGCTACGGCTTCGTGTGCGCGGCGTTGGCGGCCTGGCTGTCCACGTGGCTGGGCTGGTCCGGGGCGCTGGGCAGCATCGGCCTGGCGAACCTCGTGGGCGGGGCGGTGGGCGCGAAGTGGGCGGTGAACCGCCTCAAGGCGCGCCGGATGATGGACGATACGTCCCAGGAGCTTTCTCTCAGCGTGGCCGCGCTGACCAACACCGCTCCCAGTGCGCCGGTGAACGCGCTCCAGGGGGCGAACCGTGAAATCTTCAAGGAGCCGCAGCATGGCCGGTAG
- a CDS encoding M23 family metallopeptidase has protein sequence MPSHAPGRKNSNSPYLLLALLAFGTKAGAAETASVPVRAESGQAEEAHAPHLTLQPDTAKPGDPVLVTVSGVTAPPTGTLAGRALRFFPWGDGYLAVSGLPVEATPGTARVTAMGPVKKGAPQVELTGTLNVVAPGYPSRELRVAGKYVKPPAAVRKRMAADRQAFAEAFAQPFASPHFTQNFAWPREDRITAPFGDRRTFNGKLSSQHFGVDIDGDPGTQVVSANDGTVVMARDNYAAGNTVLVHHGAGLYTAYFHLSRINVKAGDTVKQGQDLGQVGSTGRVTGPHLHWGVKVDGLWVDGQSLLKMDFFPHLPPSVARNETTGLTTP, from the coding sequence ATGCCTTCGCACGCACCCGGCCGGAAGAATTCCAACTCCCCTTACCTGCTCCTCGCCCTGCTCGCGTTCGGGACGAAGGCAGGGGCGGCCGAAACCGCCTCCGTCCCCGTACGCGCGGAGTCAGGGCAGGCGGAGGAAGCGCACGCGCCCCACCTGACGCTCCAGCCGGACACGGCCAAGCCGGGAGACCCGGTGCTGGTGACGGTGAGTGGCGTGACGGCGCCGCCCACCGGGACGCTCGCGGGCCGCGCGCTGCGCTTCTTCCCCTGGGGAGACGGCTACCTGGCGGTATCGGGCCTGCCGGTGGAGGCGACGCCCGGCACCGCGCGGGTGACGGCCATGGGCCCCGTCAAGAAGGGCGCGCCGCAGGTGGAGCTGACGGGCACGTTGAACGTCGTGGCGCCGGGCTACCCGTCGCGCGAGCTGCGCGTGGCGGGCAAGTACGTGAAGCCTCCGGCCGCGGTGCGCAAGCGCATGGCGGCGGACCGCCAGGCCTTCGCCGAGGCCTTCGCGCAGCCCTTCGCCTCGCCCCACTTCACCCAGAACTTCGCGTGGCCCCGTGAGGACCGCATCACCGCGCCCTTCGGAGACCGCCGCACCTTCAACGGTAAGCTGTCCAGCCAGCACTTCGGCGTGGACATCGACGGAGACCCGGGCACGCAGGTGGTGTCCGCCAACGACGGCACGGTGGTGATGGCGCGCGACAACTACGCGGCGGGCAACACGGTGCTCGTGCACCACGGCGCCGGCCTGTACACGGCGTACTTCCACCTGTCGCGCATCAACGTGAAGGCTGGCGACACGGTGAAGCAGGGCCAGGACCTGGGCCAGGTGGGCAGCACGGGCCGCGTCACCGGGCCGCACCTGCACTGGGGCGTGAAGGTGGACGGGCTGTGGGTGGACGGCCAGAGCCTGCTGAAGATGGACTTCTTCCCGCACCTGCCGCCCAGCGTGGCCCGGAATGAAACCACCGGGCTCACCACGCCGTAG
- a CDS encoding endonuclease/exonuclease/phosphatase family protein has translation MELRLVSYNIHSGIGTDGRFDLVRVGEVLREVDADIIALQEVGDFRAVTPREDQPEHLADLLGLHMAFGPNVVRNGRRYGNAILSRLPILKSKNYDLSVGGREPRGALRCDLDLGGGTQLHVFSLHLGLRLGERRKQEAMLLSSDILRDAVRKDPLVVCGDFNYWGNGPVPSLVREAIHDAALELRAPARTYPTRLPLLRLDRIFVDAGVRPLAIHPHRTALSRVASDHLPLVLRFEAPIFEEPSRSPPVQLIG, from the coding sequence GTGGAGCTGAGGCTCGTTTCGTACAACATCCATAGCGGCATCGGGACGGATGGCCGCTTCGACCTGGTGAGGGTGGGCGAGGTGCTCCGCGAAGTGGACGCGGACATCATCGCCCTCCAGGAGGTCGGAGACTTTCGCGCCGTGACGCCCCGGGAGGACCAGCCCGAGCACCTGGCCGACCTGCTCGGGCTGCACATGGCCTTCGGGCCCAACGTGGTTCGCAACGGCCGGCGCTACGGCAACGCCATCCTGTCGCGGCTGCCCATCCTCAAATCGAAGAACTACGACCTGAGCGTGGGAGGCCGCGAGCCGCGGGGCGCGCTGCGCTGCGACCTGGACCTGGGCGGCGGCACGCAGCTTCATGTCTTCTCGCTTCACCTGGGCCTGCGCCTGGGCGAGCGGCGAAAGCAGGAGGCCATGCTCCTGTCGTCGGACATCCTCCGGGACGCCGTGCGGAAGGACCCGCTGGTCGTGTGTGGAGATTTCAACTACTGGGGGAACGGACCGGTGCCTTCGCTCGTGCGGGAGGCCATCCACGACGCGGCGCTGGAGCTGCGCGCGCCCGCGCGGACGTACCCCACGCGCCTGCCCCTGCTGCGCTTGGACCGCATCTTCGTGGATGCGGGCGTGCGGCCGCTCGCCATCCATCCCCATCGCACGGCGCTGAGCCGCGTGGCGTCTGACCACCTGCCCCTCGTGCTGCGCTTCGAGGCCCCCATTTTCGAGGAGCCTTCGCGCTCTCCCCCCGTGCAGCTCATCGGGTAG